A segment of the Gemmatimonadota bacterium genome:
GGGTCTGCGAACCAGGCCGGGAGTCCCTGCTCGGTGAGTCGGCGCTCCAGCACGCTCTCCTCCCAGCGGCCCAGCGCGGCGACCAGCACATCGCGCCCGCGCCGGGACCGGTCGTCGGCCGCGTCGAACAGCACCTGGACATCGCGGGTGATGGGCGTGGAACCGTCCAAGGCCGCGGGGTCGGGGAACCCCTCCGTCTCGGTGCGGGGACGGTCCGCCTGACCGAAGATGGCCACGGCCGCCACGTCGTGACTGCGAACCGCTTCCGCCGGCTCGGTGCCTACCAGCTGCACACGCTCCAGATCCTGGGCCTCTCCAAGGAATCGGTCCAGATCCGCATCGCCCGCCGCCCCCACCACCGCTACGCGAGCAGGCTCGCGCTCCAACTGGCGCATTCCGAAGAGCGCGAGCTGTTCGGAGGCGATCATCAGGGCCGGGTAGAGCAGGACGGGCACCACGACCATGATCAACAGCGTCCGGCGATCCCGGATGGTTTCCTTCAGTTCCTTCAGGAAGACGACCCAAACGCGGCTCACGCGCTCACGCCTCCAGCAGGCGCAGGAAGGCGCGCGCCAGATTGGTTTCACCCGCACGCTCGATCAGCTCGTCCACCGTCCCTTCCGCAACCAGCTTTCCCCGCGACAGCACGCCGACGCGATCGGCCAGCAGCTCGACCTCGGCCATCTGGTGCGTGGAGAAGAGGATGGCCTTGCCCCGACTGCGCTCGGCGTCGATGAACCGGTAGATGGTCTCACCCGAAAGCACGTCGAGGCCGAGGGTGGGCTCGTCCAGGATCAACGCGGGCGGATCGTGGACGATGGAGCGCGCGATGGAGACGCGCTGGCGCTGCCCCGTCGACAGCTTGCCGCAATAGCGGTCCTGAAACGACTCGATCCCGAAGATGCGGACGGTCTCGTCGACGCGCGCCTCACAGGCCGGCCCCTCCAACCCGTGCAGTTGCGCGAAGTAGCGCACCAACTCCCGGGCGGTCAGCCGCTCGTACAGGCCCATCGACGCCGCCAGAAACCCGATCCTGCGCCGGACCTCGTGGGGGTCGTCCCGAACGTCGCACCCGTCCACGCGGGCGGTCCCCAGGGTGGGTACCAGCAGGGTGGCCAGACAGCGCAGCGCCGTGGTCTTCCCTGCCCCATTGGGCCCGAGCAGCGCATAGACCTCGCCCGGCCGAACCTCCAGGGACAAGGCCCAGACGGCCGTGAGGTCGCCATAGCGCTTGGTCAGGGCTTCGAAGGAGATCATCCGGGTCCTGCAGTCCGATGGGGCCGGGGACGCATCACGTTCCACCGCCCCGGATGGCGAGAGCCCCCGTAGTTACCCACCCGGAAGCCGCCAGGCAACCCTGGAGTGGGCTAGCGGGTCCTAAAGACGGACCATGGACCGGGATGGACGGTTGAGCGAAGCCCAGTTGATCCGTCGGGCCTGCGACGGCGACGGCCGCGCGGTGAGGGCGTTGTACGAACGCTACTCCCCGCGGGTGTACGCCGTGGTGCGCCGGATCGCTGCGGACGAGGACCTCGCGCACGACTACGCGCAGGAGGCGTGGATCCGGGCCATACGGGCCCTTCCCACCTTCCGCGGAGATGCCCGGTTCTCCACCTGGCTCCACCGGATCGCGGTCAACTCGGCCCTGCAGGCCCTGCGCAGGGCCGAGACCAGGACCCGCCGCGAGCAGCCCATGCCGGAGACGGTCCCGGTACCACCCGCGTCCGGCGATGCCCTGCTCCAGCAACAGCTGGAGGGCGCTCTGAACCGCCTCCCCGAGGGCATGCGGGAGGTCCTGATCCTCCACGACGTGGAGGGCTACACCCACGAGGAGATCGGTGACCTCCTCGGCGTAACGGCAGGCACGTCCAAGTCACAGTTGTTCAAGGCGCGCGCGAAGATGCGCGCGATGTTGGCCCCCATCGGGGACGATGTGGGCTCTTCAGGAGCGGAAGCATGGAGCCTTTGACGCACGAGTGGATCGCGGAGCTGGTCGATCGGGAGCCCACCACCCAGGAGCGGGAGCTGCTGGACGCGAATCCCTTCTGGGCTGCCGAACTCGAGGCGATGCGAGCCCAGACCAGGGACCTGGCCGGTCTGCCGCGCATGGTGCCCCCGCGGGGCGATTGGGAACACCTGGAGGCCCGCCTGCTGTCCGAGGGTCTCATCACGCCGGCGGGCGCTGGCTGGATTCGGGTGCCGACCTTCGGGACCGCCTGGACTCGCCTGGCCGCGGCCGTGGTGCTGTTCCTCGGCGGTTCGCTCACCGGGGCCACGCTGGCCCGCTCCGGACCGGCCTCCGGTCCCCCCCGGGCCTTCGACGTGGCCGGCGTAGCGTCCCTGGACGAGGCGGCCGATCTGGTGGAGCGTACCGAACAGCAATACGTAAGCTCGCTGCATCGCTACCGGCAGCTCGCCGAGCGCGCAGGGCGCGACCCGGGCGCCAGCCTCGATCCTTCGCGGCGGGCGGAGGCGCTGGACCTGCTGGTGCAGGCCA
Coding sequences within it:
- a CDS encoding ATP-binding cassette domain-containing protein — protein: MISFEALTKRYGDLTAVWALSLEVRPGEVYALLGPNGAGKTTALRCLATLLVPTLGTARVDGCDVRDDPHEVRRRIGFLAASMGLYERLTARELVRYFAQLHGLEGPACEARVDETVRIFGIESFQDRYCGKLSTGQRQRVSIARSIVHDPPALILDEPTLGLDVLSGETIYRFIDAERSRGKAILFSTHQMAEVELLADRVGVLSRGKLVAEGTVDELIERAGETNLARAFLRLLEA
- a CDS encoding sigma-70 family RNA polymerase sigma factor, with the protein product MSEAQLIRRACDGDGRAVRALYERYSPRVYAVVRRIAADEDLAHDYAQEAWIRAIRALPTFRGDARFSTWLHRIAVNSALQALRRAETRTRREQPMPETVPVPPASGDALLQQQLEGALNRLPEGMREVLILHDVEGYTHEEIGDLLGVTAGTSKSQLFKARAKMRAMLAPIGDDVGSSGAEAWSL